In Deltaproteobacteria bacterium, the sequence CGGCGACGATGCCCGTGAGGATCGCGGTGAGCTCCGCGCTGTCGCCGGCCAGGAACGCGCAGGCACTCGAAGGGTTGCTGGGGTCGGCGCAGGTGTCCCACTCCGCCGCCGGCGAGTCGTCGCAGGGCGACGAGCAGGTCCCGCCATCACAGGCGCCGGCGGCCGCACACGCCATGTTGTTGAGCGTCGTGCTCGAGAGGAAGAAGCCGACCACGTAGGTCTTCACCGACAGCGTGTCGCGCAGCGCGGCGAGCCGCTGGTAGAGCGTCGCCCCACCCTCGCCGCTCGAAGGATCACCATCGGTGAGCAGCACCGCCGAGGTCGGCGCGCAGACGTCACCCGAGCCCACGCCGGTGACGAACTCGAGGTACGAGGCCACGGTGGTGTGGCTGAAGGCTGCGTTGGTCTGGATCGGCGAGCCCGAGATGGTGCCGATCGTGCTCGCCCATGGCGTGCCGCCCACGGTGTCGACCCCGCCTTCGATCATCGGGCTCGTCAGCGCCGCCACCTGTGCGTTGGCGGAGCTCCGCGAGCTGGGACCCCACAGATCGGACGAGATGCCGGACGACGACAGGTCGAGATAGAACGGCGCATACAGCCAGCCCGACTCGATCGAGCCGTTCTCACCCGAGATGCCGGCGCGGTTGAGGCCGCTGGCGCTGGCCTGCACCGGCCACTGCGCGTAGCCGGGAAAGCCGTCGACGTAGGGCCAGTAGTAGAAGTCCTGCCCGCGCACGCCGCTGTCGGTGGTGGCGTCGCTGTTGCCGTAGTCGCCCACCGTCGCGTGGGTGATCGAGGAGTCCGGATCGGTGCTGTCGTTGAGATTGATGCGGACGCCCATGAACGACGGGAACCACTGCACCTTGCGCTGCGAGTTGGCCCACGCGGTCATCTCCGCGCTGGTGGTGCCGATGAGCGGCGACGCCGGGACGTCTCCGGTCTGATCGTCGGCGGAGATCACCGCGCCGACGCCGAGATCGTCCCAGCGCAGGTACGGATAGGGGCGAATCTCCGAGCCCTGGCAGATGCGCCAGGCGCCGTCGTGATCGGGGTAGCGCTGGATGTCCTGCCAGGTGCCGCCGGCGAAGTACTCGTACTGCGTGACCCACGTGAAGCGGCGCTCCTCGGCGGCGCCGGGGCTGCACTTCGCCGGCACCGTCGGCGGCACGCGAGGCCCGCGTTGCTCGAACGTCATCAGCGCGAAGCTGCCGGCATTGCCGACGCTCGAGACCACCGCGTTGATCGACGCGCGCGCGGTCGCGATGCGGCTCGCGGTCTCGCTGCCGACCGTGCTCTCGCACTCGCCCCACTCGCAGAGATCGTCGTCGGCGTTGGCCTTGAGGCCCATCGAGCCCGAGGTGTCGAGCACGAACAACACGCGGGGCTTGACGGCCCCGAAGCTCGACCCCTGGGCGACGTAGTACGGCCGCACCCGCGCCTGCGTGGGCCCGAGCAGTGCGAAGCCCAGCACGAACACGACCCCCGCCACCAGCAGGCGCCCCCACGCCCGCACGGCCATCGCCACCGCCGCCCTCACGACCGCACCCCGCGTCCGCTATGAAAAAGCTGCGAGGTGGGTGCACTCCGATGCGCACCGGGCAGCGGCACGGGTGCGCCGCGAAGCAGGCAAGTGGTCGGAATCATGATCGGCATGGCGGCGTCGGGCGGCGCGCGAGTGGGGGCTCGGGCGCGGCCGGTCCCGGTGGTGCAAGGCCGGTGCCGGGCCGCCGGGCGCGGCGACCACGGCCTTTAGCGCTTGCCGTTCCAGTGCGGCATCGAGCCGTGGGGCGAGATGAAGTACTTCGCAGGCGACGCGAACGAGAGGTTGCTGACCCGCGAGGTGTAGATGCACGCGAACGACTCGACCTGCGCACCGAAGCGACTGGTGTCGTGGCGCTCGGTGAAGCTCGAGCCCCAGTAGGGATTGAACGCCGCGTCGACCTCGCTGGCGCGGCGCTCGAGGGTGTCGCGGGTCTCCTGTTCGTAGGCGCGCAGCCAGTCGAGGCGCCGACGGATGTCGGTGCGGGTCTGCTCGAGCAGCGCGGTCGCCTCCTGCAGGCTCACGCCACCGCGGGCGATCTCCTCGGGCTCGAGCCGCGCCAGCGTGCGCGCGAGGTACCGCTGACCACCGATCTCGTCGGCGAGTCGCGCACGCAGGGCGTGCAGGCCCTCGATCTCGCCGAGCGTCATCTCCCAGTCGCGGCGGACCTCGAGCTCGTGCTCGAGCTCCTGGACCACGAGCGCGGTGCGCCAGCCCGAGCTCTTCTTGCTGCGCACGATGTCGCCGTAGATGTGATCGCCGACGTAGAGCACCTCGTCGGAGAACACCCCGAGGCTGGCCTGCAGCCCCATCTGGTTGCCGCCACCGTAGATCTTGCCGCGCTGCACCTGCTGCTTGCGCCCGCCCAGCGGCGCACCGGTGGCGGGATCGAGCTCCTGGAACGGCGCGTTGTCGGTGAAGAAGCTCGGCTTGGCGGCGCCGACCACCATCCAGTCGAAGTACGTGGTCCAGTCGGGATACGACGGCAGCGCGCCGTCGAGCAGGTACTTCATGACCACGTCGGTGTAGTCGAGCAGGCTGTTGGTGAGCACGAACAGCTTCTTGCCGGCCGAGCGCAGCTGGTGGAGGGTGCGCGCGAGCTCGGGGTCCTTCTCGATGAAGTGGCCCGGGTCGTCGCGGACGTGGTCCTTGATCGAGCCGTCGCGGTGGGCTTCGTCGATGCACTCGCGCACGTCGAGCCACGCCTCGGCGTAGCTCGGCGGACCGCCGTCACCCCACAGCCCCGGGTCGCGGTCGATGAGCTCGACCGCGGCCGCGAACAGCGTGACCTCCGGCAGCGCGAACAGGGTGTCGACCGCGGCGAAGCGCTCGCGCTCCTGGCCCAGACGCTGGTCGCGGTAGATCGCCTTGCGTTCGGGACGCGCGAGCTTGCGAAGCCCGTGGTAGGCGCGGCCGACGTAGCCGTGTCGGTCCATCTTGATGACGTTGCCCAGCTTGCGGTCGACCATCAGCCCGCGGATGGCGAACTGCGGGTCGTTGGGCACCTCCCCCAGCGCCGCCGGGTAGCCACGGGCGATCAGCTTGGCGGTGGTCGACTCGATGGACTTGGCCTCGATCGCATCCTGGCGGTAGATCGCCAGGGTGTAGTCCATGTCGAAGCCGATGACCGAGATCGAGTCGAAGTTGAGGTCGCGGTTGGTGAAGATCCGCCGCTCCGACGGCGCCTCGGTCTCCAGGCCGGAGTCGAGCAGTGCCTTGCGGATGGGGGTCGGTAGGTCGGCGTCCGAGAACACGTTGGGGACGCCCAGCGTAACAGCATGCACGCCGCGACGTGCACAACTCTCACGAGGCTTCGGCGCTCTGATAGGTGGCGGCGCACACCGAGACCGCGGAGTTGTCGTTGTTGTGGCCGCCGCCATAGCCCTCGTCGGGGGTCTGGGGCTGCAGCACCGCCGCGCCGGCGCCGACGGTCAACACCAGCTCCTGCTCGACGGTCACGGTGGTGTTGCGCACCGTCGCAGAGGCGGTGACGACCACGCGGCCATCGGCGTCGTCGATCCACGAGGTGCTGCCGCCGCGCCCGAGCGCATCGGCGGCGTTGTTGCGGACCCACACGGACACCTGCGCCTCGGGGTCGCCACCGCTGACGAGGTCACGGAACGGCACCGCGCACCAGTTCTGCGGCGTCGCGGAGGCGTCGTTCAAGTACGAGACCGAGCCCTGCCGCATGCACGGGCGACCACCGCAGCCGACCGCGGTGCCGGTCAGTAGCTCGTTGCGCTGACCGGTCGCGATCCCGGTCATGTCGGGGATGCAGTCACCGCACGGATCGGTGCAGGTGGCCTGCGGGTTGTAGCCGACCAATGCCGCGTCGAGCGTGTCGCCGTCCATGCGCAGGTACTGTGCGGCCGCGAGGTCGGCGGCCGCCTGCGCCACCATCAGTGCCCGCTCGCGCGCGACCAGCTGCCCGGCCTGCTCGACCTCCCGCACCGAGCTGCGCACGACCAGCAGCCCCGCGGTCATCAGCGACACCGACAGCAACATCACGCTGACCATGGTCGCGCCGCGCTGCGATCGCGCGCGTCGGACGGTGCGGGGGCGGATGGGGCGGGCTTGCGTGGTCATGGTCCTGGGCTCCTCACTGCAGTCTGGGGTCGCGCCAGCGCAGGTTGTCGGGGGTGTAGCGCTCGGTCAGGGTGAACCGCTGGCGCACGCCGACCAACGAGGGGATCGCGGGGCGGTCCTCGATGGCAGGGAGATCGGCAATCGCGAGCCCGCCTGTACCCTCGTCGCCCTCGGTCGAGGCGACCAGGGTGATGCGGACCGTCTGCGGACTCATGCGAAACGGCGGCCCCGGATCGGACTCCAGCGCAGCCCAGGCGTCGCGGTTGTACTCGGCGCTGCCGTAGTTCACGCAGTCGGGCGCGCTCTGCTCTTCGAGCGCGTTGCCGAGCCACTCGTCGGTGCCGCGCTGGCCGCTCTCCGTGCGGTTCTCGTCGACCTGATGGTTCGGCAGGCCCGCGAGCGGACCCTCGGCCGGTCCCAGCTCCTCGAAGCCGCCATCGGGGTAGCGGATCGACAGCGCGTCGGAGCTGGCCTGCGACCAACCATCGCAACCCACCGCGATCTGCAGGTCCTCGATCATCGGCCCGATCGCGACCGCGGCCGGCGGGCTGTCGCTGCCCGGCAGGTGCAGCTGCGGTGCAGTGCAGCTACCGGCGGCGCAGTGGGGATAGTCGACACCGCCCAGACCCTCGAGGTCGCCGGCCTGGAAGCCGATGATGTCGTAGCGCACCAGGTACGGCAGCGCGGGGATCGAGTAGTCGATCTCGTAGCGAGACCAGCGCAGGCGGCCGACCGGCACCACCATCACCGACGACAGCGTGTCGGCCTGCCAGTCGTCGCCGCAGCCCACGGGCAACGCGTCGGAGGTGCAGGCCGGCGGCTCGTCGTTGAAGTTGCCCACCATCGTCGCGAGGCCTTGGTTGAAGCCCGAGGTGCCGCCGATCGGGAGGCTCCACTCGTAGGTCTCGGCGCCCGGCTGCACGTCGTCGGTGACCTGCAGCAGCAGGCACTGCGAGTGGGCGGTCGGCGAGAACGGCACCACCGCGGCGCCCGGACGCGCAGCCACCACCACGAACGTGCCGGGCGGGAACAGCTGCTGCACCTGTGCGAGGTGGGCGGGGTTGGTGCTGTCGAGGGCGCCCGGCGCCGTCTCGAGCGTGAGCGCCGTGGCGGCGCCGTCGATGCCGCCGTCGATCGTGAACACACCGACGTTGCCGAGGTAGTTGGCCTCGCCGGCGATGACGTCGAAGCTGTCGGCCGCGCCGGCCGCATCGACGGCCCCGCCCGAGCGCCAGTGGCCCTGGAGGCCGTCGCGCAGCACCCAGTAGCGCTCGCCCGTGACCGGATCGACGACCGCGTCGGCCGGCAGCCCGGCGCCGGGGTTCACCAGCTGGCTGGTGGCCGCGTCCCACACCCGCAGCTCCGTGCACGTGCGCGTGAAGCCGAGTCCGGCCTGGCGCACGTCTTGACCGATCGACCACATCGCGCCCTCGAGCGCCTGCTGCATCATGACGTTGCGCTCGTGGGCCGACGCATTGGTGCGCTGCACGCTCGAGAACGCGAAGATGCCGAGCATCACGATGCCCGAGACCACCAGCGCGACCATGAGCTCGACCAGCGTGAAGCCGCGCTGACGTGCATGGCGTGCACGGCGGGCGCTCACGGCAACACCACCGTGTCGTTGGCTCGCACGGTCCGCAGCTGCACCGACGCGACCCAGGGCTCGTACGCGGCGTCGCTGGGGTCGGCCATCGCCGGCACCAGCGTGTCGATGGTCCGGCTCGCGGGCGGCGGCGAGCTCGAGTTCGAGTCGTCGATCCACAGCACCGTGACCTGCACCACCAGCGCGTTGATCTGCGGCAGATCGACCGTGAGGTCCGGCGGGTTGCTCGACGGCGGGTTGGTGGCGTCGACGACCCAGTCGACCGAGCGATGCACGATGTACGTGTCGCGCAGCGAGCCGACCACGTTCGTGCTCTCGTCGCGATCGGCGGGCGGACGCCGGAAGTCGCTGGTGCGGGCGTCGACGTCGACACCGCTGTCGTCGTACGGCAGCGTCGGCGCGGCGTTGCCTGCGAAGTCGTAGCTCAGCAGCTCCACGAAGCTGCGCGACTGCAGCTCTGCCATGGCCTGCTGGGCGGCGCGCTCGGCATCCCGCATCAACGCGCTCGAGCGTTGGGCTTCGACGCTGCGGCCCTCGATCGCGACCAGCCCGACGATCGCGATCGCGAACAAGGCGATCGCGACCAACACCTCGATGAGCGTGAAGCCGCGCTGCCCGCCGCCGCGACGGGGCGCAGCGCGATGGCGGGGGGACGGTTGGAGATGGGCACGCATGGCGAGACGTTCGTCAGTCGAGCTGCTCGAAGGTGCGCACGAGGCCACCTGGGTAGATCTGCACGATGGAGTACTTGGTACCGGTGGTCAGCGTGCGGTCGGCGATCCACAGCGTGGCGCCGGCGTTGGGCACCCCCGAGAAGGTGCCGTCGGGATCGGAGAAGCGGCCGTCGGGCTCGAACACCAACGTCTGCGTGCCGGCGACGCAGTCGTCCGGTGGGTCGACGGTCGCGGTCTGCGACGGCGCGTGGACCCCCGGCGTCAGGCCGAACACGCACACGATCGGCGTGCCGGTGTCGGCGGCGATGAGCGTGCCGGCGCTGCCGAAGGTGCCAGCGCCGTCGACGAGCGACACGCGATCGACCGGTCGCCAGGTGTCGTCGCTGGTGTCGAAGGCGGTGATGGTCACCGAGAAGCGATCGACCACCACCCGCACCTGGGTCTGCCGATCGACGGCGGCGTTGCGGGCCTGGACCACCGCGCCCTCGACATCGGCGACGAAGTGGGCCCGCAGGTTCGCGAACTCGTTGCGGCGGAAGCCGACCGCGGCGACCACCGCCAGCAGCGCGACCACGGCCAGCACCACCATCAGCTCGATCATCGAGAAGCCGAGATCTCCGCGGCGGCGTCCACCGATGCCGACCCCGGCCGGCGCGGGGCCCCGCAAGCCACGGTCGTCGCTGTGCAACGATTTCATAGCCAGGGCCGCATCTGGGCACCGGGACGGCCGGGCGACGGACTGGCAACTGGCTGGAATCATGGGCGGAGCGCTCGTCGACGACGGGCCCGGACGGGCCGCGTTCGGGCGGGCGGTGGCCACGAGTGCAACGGCCATGCCGGCCCCCTGGACCCCCATCCCCGGAACTCCTCCCGGGACGTCACCCCCGCCGGTCATCCAGCTCACACGATTGTGCCGCTTCGTCGGCCGGGATACCTTAACGACCACCATGGCGAAACCAGCCCAGCAGGAAGCAAAGGACGAGAAGCGCGCCATCTGGTACCTGCGCAAGATTCCGATGTTCGAGACCGTGCCGGCGAACACGTTGGCCGAGCTCGCACTGCTCGTCGAGATCCGAGAAATCGCGCGTCGTCAGGTCATCTACCTCCCCGGTGACCCGGGCGACCGCGTGTTCTTCATCAACGGCGGGCGCGTGAAGTGCAGCAAGGTGACGCGCGACGGCAAGGAGCTGACGCTCGCATACCGCGGCGCCGGCCACATGTTCGGCGAGCTCTGCGTCATCGACGGCACGCCGCGCGACGAGATGGCCGAGGCGATGAAGAACGCGATCATCACCGAGCTACCGCGCGACGCGTTCCGCGAGCTGCTGCTCGGCGACGCTGCACTCGCGTTCCAGTTCGCGTGCACGATCGGCGAGCGCCGGCGGCAGATCGAGACCAAGCTCGAGCACCTGGTGTTCCGCGACGTGCAGGCCAAGCTGGCCGCGCTGCTGCTCGAGCTCGGCGAAGAGTACGGCGTCGAGTGCGAGGACGGCATGCAGATCGGGCTCAAGATCACCCATCAGGAGATGGCCAACCTGATCGGCTCGACCCGCGAGACCATCTCCCTCACCCTGGCGCAGTTCAAGAAGAAGGGTCTGCTCGATCTGAACGGACGCACGGTCGTGCTGCGCGACCAAGACGGCCTCGGAGCGATGACGTGAACGCGGCCGCGGTGAAGCAGCTCGCGTGAGTGCCGGCGGACATCAAGAGCGCTGGGGCACGCGCCTGGGCGTGATCCTGGCGGTGTCGGGCTCGGCGGTCGGGCTCGGCAACTTCGTGCGCTTCCCCGGCGTCGCGGCCAGCAACGGCGGCGGCGCGTTCATGATCCCGTACTTCATCGCGCTCGTGCTGGTCGGCATCCCGGTCGGCTGGGCCGAGTGGACGATGGGTCGCTACGGCGGTCGCAAGGGCTTCCACAGCTCGCCGGCGATCCTCGGCGCGATCGGAGGCGGCGCCCTGCCCCGCTACCTCGGCGTGCTGGGCCTGCTGATCCCCGTGGTCGTGTACATGTACTACGGCCTGGTCGAGGCCTGGTGCCTGCACTACGCGTGGGCGTTCGCCAACGGCGGCATCGGACTGCCCCACGGCATCGCCGAGGCGACCGCACAGTCGTCCAACTACTTCGACGCCATCGCCGGTGTGCACGCCGACGGCGTGCTGCTCGAGCAAGGCAGCACGCTGACGTTCTGGCTGATCGTCGTCGCGCTCAACGCCTACTTCGTGTATCGCGGGCTGTCGGGCGGCATCGAGACCTTCTGTCGCTGGGCGATGCCGGCGATGGCGATCTGCGCGGTGATCGTGCTGGTGCGCGTGCTGACGCTGGGCACGCCCGACCCGAGCCACCCCGAGCTGTCGGTGTCGTCGGGGCTCGGCTTCATGTGGAACCCCGACCTCGCGAAGCTGAGCAACGCCGAGACCTGGCTGGCCGCCGCTGGCCAGATCTTCTTCTCGCTGTCGGTCGGCTTCGGCGTGATCATCAACTATGCGTCGTACCTGCGCCGCAAGGACGACGTGGTGCTCTCGGGGCTGACCGCGGCCGCGACCAACGAGGTCTTCGAGGTCGGCTTCGGCGGCATGATCACCGTGACCGCAGCCTTCGTGTTCCTGGGCGCCAACTTCACCGTCGCGTCGGCGTACGACCTCGGCTTCGAGACCCTGCCGGTCGTGTTCGCGCAGATGGGCGCGCTCGGCAACCTCATCGGCGCGCTGTGGTTCTTCATGTTGTTCCTGGCCGCCATCACCAGCTCGCTGTCGATGCTGCAGCCGGTCAAGGCCTTCCTGCAGGAGGCGCTGGGCCTGCGGCACGGCACCGCGGTCGCGGCCGTGGTGACGGTGACGGCCGCCGGCGGGCTGTGGACGCTGCATCACAGCCGCGATCAGATCGCGCTGCACACCATGGACTTCTGGGTCGGCACCGCGACCATCTTCGTGCTCGCGACCGTCCAGCTCATCTACTTTGCGTGGGTCTTCGGTGTCGACCGCGGGCTCGCCGAGGCCCACGAGGGCGCGCAGATGCGCATCCCGAGCGTGTTTCGCATCGTGCTGAAGTGGATCGCCCCGGCCTACCTGCTGGTGGTGTTCGCCGCGTTCTGCCAGCAGAGCCTCGGCGGCCGCATCACTGCGCTGGGCGAAGAGCCGGCCGCCGCGTCGACGCTGGCGATCGTGCTCGTGGTGCTGCTGGCGCTGCTCGTCATCACCCGCATCGGCGAGATCCGCTGGCGCGCGCAGGGGCTCGACGTCGACGGCAGACATCCGCCCGACGACGACGTGGAGGCGCAGCCGCGATGACGACCGCCGGGTGGATCTTCATGTTCGTGTCGCTGGTCGGGGTCTGGGCGCTGGCGCTGTGGTGCTACCGCCGCGTGCTGCGGGGCTGATCGGCCGCGCTAGCCCAGTGCCGAGGCGATCGTCTGCCGCATCGCGTCGTCGACCTCGTCGCCACGCAGCAACTCGCGACCGTCGCGATCGAGCACCACGACGGTCGGCACGTTGCGGGCGCCGTAGTGCTGCGAGAGGCGGAACTCGGGATCGGCGAACAGCGCGTAGTCGATGCCGGCCTCGCTGGCGAACGCCAGCGCCTGCTCGAAGCCGTGGCCGACGTGGACGCCGACCACCACGAGCCCGCGCGCGCGCTCGGCTTGCGAGAGCGCGATGACCTTGGGGATCGATTCGCGGCAGGGCTCGCACCACGTGGCCCAGAAATCGATCACGGTGACGCGACCGGCGATGACCTGCTCGAACACTGCATCGGCCGGACGCAGCGCGACGGTGCCGTCGGCCGCCGGCGCCTGCGTACCGCGCGGGCGGGGGCCGCAGGCCAGCGTCGACGCGCCGAGGCCGAGCAGGAGGTCGCGCCGTGTCACCACCGGGTGCATCTGCAGGTCTGCGCCAGCGTTGATACCGCAACGCGGGCGTCGCTGGCGAGGGATCTGGGCCACGTCGCCAAGGCGGCGGTCCGGCCGCCGCTCGCCACCGACGACGCGGTCACGCGCGCGCTAGTACCTCGACACAGCGATTGTGATGGGTCAGAACGCCGTCATGGCCGCGACTCCGCAAGGCGCCGTGCTAGAACTCGCGGCCGTAGCCGATCGAGAACACGTTCACGCGCAGGTCGTTGCTGCGTTGGTACCGCGAGAACCCCGCGTCGAGGTAGGCGGGCGGGCGGACCCCGCCGGGCGGTTGCAGGTACAGCACCGCCTTGATGCCGCCTTGGTGGGCGGAGAACGGCGCGAGATCGCTGTCGGCGGTGATGGGTGTGTCCTCGGGCAGGCCCATGCGTGTGGCGCTCGAGTAGAACGAGACCCCGCGCTGCCAGTGGTAGCGGTAGAGCGCGCGCAGGTAGAAGCGCCGGCCGATCCACTGATAGAGCATCACCGACGGCGTGTGGGCGCGGAGATCGAAGGTGTCGGCGTAGTAGCGGTAGCCGAGCTTGATCGTCGTGCGCGTGCGCGGGATGTGCTGGTTGAGCTGCAGCGCCAGCGCGTGGCGGGTGCGGCTGCGCGGCAGCACCTCGGGCCTCCGATTGGGGCAATCGTAGGCCGGCTTCTGGCCGTTGTCGTCGGAACAGCCGGTGGTCGGTGCGTCGGCGACGTAGATCGAGTTCCACGTGGTCGCCAGCGTGCCCGACTGGAACGTCAGGCCGTACGAGCCCGAGATCAGCGTGGTCGGCGAGAGCACCTGCGTGAGCGTGAGATTGTCGCTCGACGTCATGCGGTACTCCTGGCCCTTGGGGCTCCAGCCCAGCGGGTGGATGTAGTCGAACCAGTCGAAGACGTAGGTGGCGTTGACGCCGACCGTGGTGTTGTCCTCGAAGAAGCTGCCGACCCAGCCGCCGCCGACGAAGAACGAGCGCCACGGCTCCTCGAAGTGCACGCCGTAGCGCATCGTGAACTTGCCGCGGCGCTGCGAGTCGTACGTGGTGGCGACGTCGATCTCCCCCGCCTCGTTCTGTCGCGACGCCGACGACACCGCGTCGAGCCCATCGGGGGACGCCGCCGAGATGACGTCGAGCGCGAACGCCACCTGGTGACTCCACCTCGGGTTGCGCTGGCGCAGCGCGACCATGCCCATCGGCTGCACCACGGTCATGCGCTGCGAGCCCGGCCCCTGCGGCGGACCGGCCTTGGACTGGAAGCCGTGGCCGTACTGATCGAAGAACGACAGCCGCAGCCACAGACCGTCGATCGAGACGGCCTTCGGCGGTGACTCGGCCGCCGCAGACGCAGCCGGGGCCGCCGCGACCGGCCGCGCCAGCGCGAGCCCGAAGCCGACCGCGATCAACCCCGCGCGGCAGCGTTCGCGCCTAGTTCGAGCAGCCACAGCCGCCGCCCGCTGGACGTGCATCACCGCCGGCGGCGCCCTCGCGCGAGGTGTAGAGCTTGCGGTTGGCCCGTGCCTCGAGCGGATCGTCCTGCAGCGCCATCGTCGGATCGGCGAGGTACTCGCGGCGGTTCTGCGGCACCGCGGCGCAGGCCGAGGTCACCACCAGCGCCAGCGCCATCCACCGCCCCTGCTCGATCGTCCGCGACCGCATTCGGGCTACGTTTATAGATCGACGGCACGAGCTTCGGCAAAGCCCGAAGCAACGGCGGGATCGCGAAGCGATTGCGCGCCCACGGTGGGGCCGCGCGCGGTCGCCCCGACCCCGGCGTCAGTGCGCGCGGGCCAGCGCGCCCGCCAGGTGCGGCGCGGTGTGCCCGTGCTCGCTGCGCGCGACGTACTCGGGCGTGCCACTGGTGACCAGGCGGCCCCCGCCGCTGCCGCCGTCGGGCCCGATGTCGATGACGTGGTCGGCCGACTTGATGACGTCGAGATCGTGCTCGATGACCACCACGGTGTTGCCCTCGTCGACCAGCCGCTGCAGCACGCCGAGCAGCTGCTTGACGTCGCCGAAGTGCAGGCCGACGGTCGGCTCGTCGAGCACGAACAGGGTGCGGCCGGTCGACTTGCGCGCGAGCTCGCGGGCGAGCTTGATGCGCTGGGCCTCGCCGCCCGACAGCGTGAGCGCGCTCTGTCCCAGCGCGAGGTAGCCGAGCCCGACGTCGCGCAGCACCTCGAGCTTCTGGCGCATGCCGGGGTGCGCGATGAAGAAGTCGCAGGCCTCGGCCACGTTCATCGCCAACACGTCGGCGATGGTCTTGCCGCGCATCGTGACCGACAGCGTCTCGCGGTTGTAGCGCTTGCCGCCGCAGACCTCGCACACGACCCACAGATCGGCGAGGAACTGCATCTCGATGCGCTTGACGCCCTCGCCCTGGCAGCCCTCGCAGCGGCCACCCTTGACGTTGAACGAGAAGCGCGAGGGCTGCCAGCCACGGATCTTCGCGTCCGGCAGCGACGCGAACACACCCCGCAGCTCGGCGAAGATGCCGGTGTAGGTCGCGGGGTTGCTGCGGGCGCTGCGACCGATGGGCGACTGATCGACGTGGATGACCTTGTCGATGTGCTCGAGCCCGTCGACACCGTCGCACGGCAGCGGCGGACGGGCGGCGCCATTGACCACGCGCGCGGCCTCGGCCAGCAGGGTGTCGATCACCAGGCTCGACTTGCCCGAGCCGCTCACGCCGGTGACGACCGTGAGCAGCCCGATCGGGAACCGCACGGTGACGTCCTGCAGGTTGTGCCCACGGGCGCCGCGGACCAACACCGAGGGCCCACGCGGACGTCGGCGCTGGCTGGGCAGCTCGATCTGCATGCGGCCGCTGAGATAGGCGCCGGTCAGCGAACGCGGGTGCGCCAGCACCTCGTGCGTGGGTCCGGCCGCGACCACGCGGCCGCCGAGCGGACCCGCACCCGGGCCCATGTCGACCAACCAGTCGCTGGCGCGCATGGTCGCCTCGTCGTGCTCGACCACGATCACGGTGTTGCCGAGGTCTCGCAGGTGCAGCAGCGTCGCGATGAGGCGATCGTTGTCGCGCGGGTGCAGGCCGATGCTGGGCTCGTCGAGCACGTAGGTGATGCCGGCCAGCGCCGCGCCGACCTGGGTGGCCAGGCGGATGCGTTGTGACTCGCCGCCCGACAGCGTCATCACCGGGCGATCGAGCGTCAGGTAGCCGACCCCGACCTCGAGCAGGAACTTGAGCCGCGCACGAACCTGGCCGAGTACGGCCTGGGCGATCTCGCCGGCCTCGCCGGCGAACTCGAGCCCGCCGAGGGTGGCGGCGAGCTGATCGAGGGGCATGCGTCCGAGCGCCGCGATGTTGTGCGCACCGATGCGGACCATGCGGGCCGGCAGGCACAGCCGCTCGCCCTCGCACTCGGGGCAGACCACGTCGGTGGTGTAGGCCTCGACGTCGTCGATGCCGTCGGGCTCGTCGTCGCCGTCGTCGCCGGCGCGGGCCTCGAGCTCGCGCAGGCGTCGGGTCAGCTGCGCACGCACGCCCTCGAACGGGCGCTCGAGCCCCGCGACCACCGCGTCGGTGCCCTCGATCACGCCGATCTGTGCGGCCACGGGCAGCTCCCCGAACGGGGTGTCGAGATCGATGTCGAAGTGCTCGGCCAGCGCCGCCAGCAGCCGCTGCTGGCCAGCGCCGCCGCGCCGTGCCCACGGCCGCACCGCGCCCTGGCGCAGCGACAGC encodes:
- a CDS encoding prepilin-type N-terminal cleavage/methylation domain-containing protein; translated protein: MRAHLQPSPRHRAAPRRGGGQRGFTLIEVLVAIALFAIAIVGLVAIEGRSVEAQRSSALMRDAERAAQQAMAELQSRSFVELLSYDFAGNAAPTLPYDDSGVDVDARTSDFRRPPADRDESTNVVGSLRDTYIVHRSVDWVVDATNPPSSNPPDLTVDLPQINALVVQVTVLWIDDSNSSSPPPASRTIDTLVPAMADPSDAAYEPWVASVQLRTVRANDTVVLP
- a CDS encoding Crp/Fnr family transcriptional regulator, with the translated sequence MFETVPANTLAELALLVEIREIARRQVIYLPGDPGDRVFFINGGRVKCSKVTRDGKELTLAYRGAGHMFGELCVIDGTPRDEMAEAMKNAIITELPRDAFRELLLGDAALAFQFACTIGERRRQIETKLEHLVFRDVQAKLAALLLELGEEYGVECEDGMQIGLKITHQEMANLIGSTRETISLTLAQFKKKGLLDLNGRTVVLRDQDGLGAMT
- a CDS encoding prepilin-type N-terminal cleavage/methylation domain-containing protein is translated as MKSLHSDDRGLRGPAPAGVGIGGRRRGDLGFSMIELMVVLAVVALLAVVAAVGFRRNEFANLRAHFVADVEGAVVQARNAAVDRQTQVRVVVDRFSVTITAFDTSDDTWRPVDRVSLVDGAGTFGSAGTLIAADTGTPIVCVFGLTPGVHAPSQTATVDPPDDCVAGTQTLVFEPDGRFSDPDGTFSGVPNAGATLWIADRTLTTGTKYSIVQIYPGGLVRTFEQLD
- a CDS encoding prepilin-type N-terminal cleavage/methylation domain-containing protein produces the protein MSARRARHARQRGFTLVELMVALVVSGIVMLGIFAFSSVQRTNASAHERNVMMQQALEGAMWSIGQDVRQAGLGFTRTCTELRVWDAATSQLVNPGAGLPADAVVDPVTGERYWVLRDGLQGHWRSGGAVDAAGAADSFDVIAGEANYLGNVGVFTIDGGIDGAATALTLETAPGALDSTNPAHLAQVQQLFPPGTFVVVAARPGAAVVPFSPTAHSQCLLLQVTDDVQPGAETYEWSLPIGGTSGFNQGLATMVGNFNDEPPACTSDALPVGCGDDWQADTLSSVMVVPVGRLRWSRYEIDYSIPALPYLVRYDIIGFQAGDLEGLGGVDYPHCAAGSCTAPQLHLPGSDSPPAAVAIGPMIEDLQIAVGCDGWSQASSDALSIRYPDGGFEELGPAEGPLAGLPNHQVDENRTESGQRGTDEWLGNALEEQSAPDCVNYGSAEYNRDAWAALESDPGPPFRMSPQTVRITLVASTEGDEGTGGLAIADLPAIEDRPAIPSLVGVRQRFTLTERYTPDNLRWRDPRLQ
- a CDS encoding HAD-IG family 5'-nucleotidase; translation: MFSDADLPTPIRKALLDSGLETEAPSERRIFTNRDLNFDSISVIGFDMDYTLAIYRQDAIEAKSIESTTAKLIARGYPAALGEVPNDPQFAIRGLMVDRKLGNVIKMDRHGYVGRAYHGLRKLARPERKAIYRDQRLGQERERFAAVDTLFALPEVTLFAAAVELIDRDPGLWGDGGPPSYAEAWLDVRECIDEAHRDGSIKDHVRDDPGHFIEKDPELARTLHQLRSAGKKLFVLTNSLLDYTDVVMKYLLDGALPSYPDWTTYFDWMVVGAAKPSFFTDNAPFQELDPATGAPLGGRKQQVQRGKIYGGGNQMGLQASLGVFSDEVLYVGDHIYGDIVRSKKSSGWRTALVVQELEHELEVRRDWEMTLGEIEGLHALRARLADEIGGQRYLARTLARLEPEEIARGGVSLQEATALLEQTRTDIRRRLDWLRAYEQETRDTLERRASEVDAAFNPYWGSSFTERHDTSRFGAQVESFACIYTSRVSNLSFASPAKYFISPHGSMPHWNGKR